The sequence below is a genomic window from Nitrobacter winogradskyi Nb-255.
CGCCGAACACGTTCTTGCTGCGTTGCGTGGCCTTGGCGTCGACAACGCCACCATCGAACTCGACGGACCTGAAGTGCCGATTATGGATGGCAGTTCGGCTGCCTTCGTCGCCGCGATCGACCAGGCCGGGATTGTCGAGCAGTCGGCGGCGCGCCGCTTCATCCAGGTTTTGAAACCGGTCCGGGTCACGAAGGGCGAGGCGGTCGGCGAATTGCGACCGTACAAGCGCGGCTTTCGCGTCGAGGTCGAGATTGATTTCGCCAATCCGGTGATCGGCCATCAGGACTATTCCATCGATCTTGATCCCGAGAGCTTTCGTCGTGAAATCAGCCGGGCGAGAACCTTCGGTTGCATGAACGATGTGGCAAGGCTCCGAAGCGCGGGTTTCGCGCTGGGTGCGTCATTGGAAAACTCGATGGTGTTCGATGACGAGCGCCTGTTGAATGCCGGTGGCCTGCGCTACGCCGACGAGTGCGTACGACACAAGGTTCTCGATGCGATCGGCGATCTGGCGCTCGCCGGGTTGCCGCTGATCGGCGGCTATCGCTCGGCGCGCGGCGGGCACAAGCTCAACCACGCGGTGCTGACGGCTTTGATGGCCGACCGGACCGCATGGCGGGTAGTTGAGGATCAGCCGGTTTCGCGTCCGCGCAGTCAGGGCGAACTGGTCGGCGGAATGGTGGGCGGCATGGCTGCAGCCTATGGTCCCAACGTGTCCTGATCCTCACCGGGTCTCGCACTGTTCGAGTCTCGCACCTTTTAAGCCGTTCTGCTGCGTATGCGCGCCGATCCGTGTTTGTGCCGTGGCGGCTTGCAGGGGCCAAGCCTTCTGGCACCGCAAGCATTACCGGATCGTGGTCGTCGTTCTGCCTTAATCCCGGCGAAATACCTGCTTACCCCGTTGGTGAACGGCTGCTTGTGGGCTAAACGGGCGGGTGCAAGGTGCGCGTTCCCGTTTGCTGTAGCGTTTTCGGAACGAACCATGTCCTCGGGCGTGGCACGCTTACAGTGACTTTTCGCGGTGAGAGAGCATCTGTTGCGTTTTCGAGCGAACCGGATTCCACTTACCCGGAAAATGCTCTAAAACCAATGTCTTGAGCTTCGCTTCTGATTCAATCAGAAATGAGAACTGCTCCACTGCCTGGATCGCCGGATGACGGACCTCGGATTTTCACCAATGGTGGCTAAGCATATGGCGCTCGGACGGCGCGTTTTCATGGACCGCGCCTCTCTCGGGCGGCTTGGCCGGAAACTGCGGCTCGCCGCCTGTCTTGCACTCGCCGCCGTGACCGTTGCCGCGTGCGGGACCGGGCCGCTCCTGGACAAGTTCACGGCGAAGGACGAAGAGACCTTCAGCGACGAACCGGCGGACAAGCTCTACAATGAGGGCTTGTTCCTCATGAACAAACAGCGCGATCTCAAGGCGGTCACGAAGAAGTTCGACGAGGTCGACCGCGAACACCCGTATTCGGAGTGGGCGCGGAAGTCGCTGCTGATGTCGGCCTACGCATCTTATCAGGCCGGCGATTACGACACCTGCATCGGCTCCGCGTCGCGCTACGTGACGCTCCATCCGGGCAGTCCGGACGCCGCCTATGCGCAGTATTTGATTGCCGTCTCTAATTACGATCAGATCGCCGATGTCTCGCGCGACCAGGCTCGTACCGAGAAGGCGATGCGCACCCTGGAAGAGGTGATCCGGAAATATCCGACGTCCGAATACGCCGGTGAAGCCAAGAAGAAGCTTCAGGGCGCGCGCGATCAGCTCGCCGGCAAGGAAATGGCGGTCGGCCGCTACTACATGGAGCGGCGTGACTATACCGGCGCGATCAACCGCTTCAAGACGGTGGTGACGCGCTTCCAGACCACGCGGCACGTCGAGGAGGCGCTGGCGCGGCTGACCGAGGCCTACATGGCGATTGGAATCGTTGCCGAGGCGCAGACCGCCGCGGCCGTGCTTGGCCATAATTTCCCTGACAGCCACTGGTACAAGGACGCCTACAATCTCGTGACCTCGGGTGGAAGCCAGCCCAGCGAGAACAAGAGTTCGTGGATCAGCAAGGCGTTCAGGAAGGTGGGCCTTGGCTAGAGCATGATCCCGATTTTCGGATAAGATCATGCACAGTCACAAGGATGGGGCTGGAGTCCGGTTCAACGGAGTTGGGTCAGGCTCCAGTCTTTGCGCTACGCTTTTCCACATTTCTCAACGGCCTTTGGCAGGAACCGGCCTCCCATGCTTGCGCGCCTTTCGATCCGCGACATCGTCCTGATCGAGCGGCTCGATATCGAGTTCGCCTCCGGTCTTGCGGTGTTGACCGGCGAGACCGGCGCGGGAAAATCCATTCTGCTTGATGCCTTTGCGCTCGCGCTCGGCGGCCGCGGCGACGCCGGGCTGGTTCGCCACGGCGCGGAGCAGGGGCAGGTCACGGCCACCTTCGATGTTCCGAAGAACCATCCGGCCTGCGCCATGCTTGCCGCCAATGACATCGAGAACTCTATTTCTGAAGAATCGGGCGAGATGATCCTGCGGCGCGTCCAGCTTGCCGACGGCCGCACCCGGGCTTTCATCAATGATCAGGCGATCAGCGTGCAGACCTTGAAAGCGGTCGGCGCGACGCTGGTGGAGATTCACGGCCAGCACGACGAGCGGGCGCTGGTCGATGCATCGACCCACCGCCGGCTGCTCGATGCCTTTGCCGGACTGGATACCGAGGTCTCCGCGCTGGAAGTGCTGTGGGAAGCGCGTCGCCGCGCCCGCGTGGCGCTTGAAGATCATCGCGCCGGCGTGGAGCGCGCCGCGCAGGAGGCCGAGTATTTGCGTCACGCCTCCGAGGAGTTGACACAGCTCGCGCCGCAGGAGGGCGAGGAAACCGCGCTTGCCGAACGCCGCGCCGCGATGATGGCGGGCGAGAAGATCGCGGCCGACCTGCGCGAGGCGCGAGACGTCGTCAGCGGTCATGGTTCGCCGGCGAGCGTCTTGTCGGCGGCGGTGCGGCGGCTCGAACGGCGCGCCGCGAGTTCGCGGCAACTGGTCGAGCCCGCGGTCAGGTCGATCGACGCCGCCATCAACGCGCTGGAGGAGGCCGACCAGCATCTCGCGGCAGCGCTCGCCGCTTCGGATTTCGATCCGGCTGAACTGGAGCGCATCGAGGAGCGGCTGTTCGCGCTGCGCGCGGCCTCGCGAAAATATGCGACGCCGGTCGAGGGACTTGCCGCGCTTGCCGCGAAGTATGCAGCGCAGGTTGCGTTGATTGACGCCGGCGCGGATCGACTGACTGTTCTGGAGAAAGAGGCGGCCGACGCCGACAAACGTTATGCGGCGGCGGCTGCGAAACTCTCGGTGGCGCGCAAGAAGGCTGCCGACAAGCTCGACAAGACGGTCAATGTGGAGCTTGCGCCGTTGAAGCTTGAGCGCGCCAGATTTTCGACGCACATCGATTCCGATCCGTCCACGCCGGGGCCGCAAGGCTTCGACCGCGTCGAGTTCTGGGTGCAGACCAATCCCGGCACGCGTCCCGGGCCGCTGATGAAGGTCGCATCGGGAGGCGAACTGTCACGCTTCCTGCTGGCGCTGAAGGTGGTGCTCTCCGACAAGGGCTCGGCGCCGACGCTGGTGTTCGACGAGATCGACACCGGGGTCGGCGGTGCGGTGGCCGACGCCATCGGCGCGCGGCTGTCGCGCTTGGCCTGCAAGGTGCAGGTGATGGCGGTGACGCACGCGCCCCAGGTTGCGGTGCGCGCTGATCAACATCTGCTCATCTCAAAAGATGCGCTGGACCGTGGCAAGCGTGTCGCCACGCGGGTTGCGACGCTGGCGGAGGATCACCGCCGCGAGGAGATCGCGCGGATGCTTGCCGGAGCCGAGATCACCGCGGAGGCCCGCGCCGCCGCGGACCGGCTGTTGAAAGCGGCGGGGTGAGTAGCTGTGGCGGCCAAGTCAAAAACGCCTCCGCCCGTCGATTCCCTCACCAGGTCGCAGGCCAGGGTCGAGCACAAGAGGCTGGCGCTTGAGATCGAGACGCATAACGAGCGCTACTACCAGCAGGACGCGCCAACGGTCTCCGACGCTACCTACGACGCGTTGCAGCGGCGGCTCGAAGCGATCGAGGCCCGCTTTCCGGACCTCGTCACCGCAAGTTCGCCCACGCAGACGGTCGGCGCCGCGCCCGCGCGCGGCTTCGCGAAAGTGCAGCATGCGGTGCCGATGCTGTCGCTCGGCAACGCCTTCAGCGACGCTGAGGTTGCCGAGTTCGTCGAGCGCATCCGGCGTTTTCTGAAACTTGGTGCGGATGACATGCCCGCCATCGTTGCCGAGCCGAAGATCGATGGATTGTCGCTGTCGTTGCGTTACGAGAACGGCGACCTGGTGCGCGCGGCGACGCGCGGCGACGGCTTCACCGGCGAGGACGTGACCGCGAATGTCCGCACCATCGCGGACGTGCCGCACAAACTGAACGGCCACAACATCCCCACCGCCTGCGAGCTGCGCGGCGAGGTCTATATGCTGAAAGAGGACTTCCTTGCTCTGAATAAAAAGCAGCAAGAGGCTGGCGATACCGTGTTCGCCAATCCGCGCAATTCGGCGGCCGGTTCTTTGCGCCAGAAGGATGTATCGATCACCGCCTCGCGTCCGTTGAAGTTCTTCGCCTATGCCTGGGGCGAGATGACTGATCGGCCCGCCGAAACCCAGAACGACATGCTGGAGTGGCTCAGGGACGTTGGCTTTATCGTCAATCCGCTGATCCAGCTATGTCACAGCGTCGATGAGGTGCTGGCGTTTTATCGCCGCATCGGTGAGCAACGCGCCACGCTCGGCTACGACATCGACGGCGTGGTCTACAAGGTGGACCGGCTCGACTGGCAGGAACGCCTCGGCTTCGTGTCGCGAAGCCCGCGCTGGGCGATCGCACACAAGTTCGCCGCCGAACAGGCGATGACGATCCTCAGGGGCATCGACATCCAGGTCGGCCGGACCGGCGCGATGACGCCGGTGGCGCGGCTCGAACCCGTCACCGTCGGTGGCGTGGTGGTGCAGAATGCCACGCTGCACAATGAGGATTACATCAGGGGCCTCGGCAACGATGGTCAGCCGATCCGCGACGGTATTGACCTTCGCATCGGCGATACCGTGGTGGTGCAGCGCGCCGGCGATGTGATTCCGCAAGTGGTCAGCGTGATCATCGAAAAACGCCCGGCGAACGCTAAGCGATATGAGTTTCCCGACAGGTGTCCGATCTGCGGCAGCCACGCCGTGCGCGAGGAGGGCGAGGCGGTGCGCCGTTGCACCGGCGCGCTGATCTGCCCGGCGCAGGCGGTGGAGCGGCTCAAGCATTTCGTCTCGCGCCTTGCTTTCGACATCGACGGCCTCGGCGAAAAGCAGATACAGGAATTCTATGACGACGGCCTTGTCATGCACCCGGTCGATATCTTCACGTTGCAGGAGCGCGACGCGCGTGCGGAGAACAAGCTGCGCGATCGCGACGGCTATGGCGATGTGTCGGTGCGCAACCTGTTCGCCGCGATCGACGCTCGCCGCAGGATCGAACTCAACCGGCTGATCTTCGCGCTCGGCATCCGCCACGTCGGCGAGGGCAATGCCAAGCTGCTGGCGCGACACTATGGCAGTATCGAAAGTTTCCGCAGCGCCATGACGGAGGCCGCGGCGGCGCAGACGGAAGCAGGCAATGATTCCGAGGCCTATGCCGATCTTACCAACATCGGAGGCATCGGCGATATCGTTGCCGACGCGGTGGTCGAGTTCTTTGCCGAGCCGCGCAACGTCAAGGCGCTGAACGATCTGCTTGAAGAAATCGAAGTGCTGCCGGTCGCGCAGGCCCGCAGCGACTCGGCCGTGGCGGGCAAGACCGTGGTGTTCACAGGCTCGCTGGAAAAATTCACGCGCGATGAAGCAAAAGCATCGGCCGAGCGCGTGGGCGCGAAAACGTCCAGCTCGGTGTCGAAGAAGACCGATCTGGTCGTCGCAGGTCCCGGAGCCGGATCGAAGCTCAAGGATGCCGAGAAGTTCGGCGTGAAAGTAATCTCCGAGGACGAGTGGCTGAAGCTGATCGAAGGATAGCCGATCTTCCGGAGTGCCGTGTCAAGGACGTTCAGGCCGCCGGCTGGCCGATCGTTATCGTCAGTTTGCCGACGCCGTCGCAGCCGCATTCGACATGGTCGCCCGGATGCAGGGCGGAGACCCCGGCCGGCGTACCGGTCATGATGATGTCGCCTGCGTCAAGCGAGACCTGTTTCGAAAGTTGCGCGATGATCTCCGGAACGTTCCAGATCATCTGCGCGAGATCGCCGGACTGGGTTTCCTTGCCGTTGACCGCGAGCCAGATACGGCCCTTCGATGGATGGCCGATCTTCGCTGTTGGTTGCAGCGCGCCGCAGGGCGCCGTGTGATCGAATGACTTCGCGATCTCCCACGGCTGTTCCTTCTTGCGCGCGGCGTTTTGCAGGTCGCGCCGGGTGAGATCGATGCCGACCGCGTAGCCATAGACGTGATCGAGCGCGGTGTCGGCCGGGATGCGCAAGCTCCCGCTCTTCATCGCGACGATCAGCTCGACTTCGTGATGCAGATCATGGGTGAGAGGCGGATAGGGAATGGTCGCGCCGTCGGCCTCGATCATGTCGGCATGCTTCGCGAAGAAAAAAGGCGTCGCGCGCTCGTCGTTGCGTAGTTCGCGGATGTGATCGAGATAGTTGCGGCCGACGCACCAGATGCGGCGGACCGGAAAGAAGCCGTTGCCGCCCGCGACCGCGATGACAGGTCGGGGCGGCTCTGGAATCACAAACGGCGATGCGCTCATGCGGTGCTCTCCGCTCTGCCTGCGCTTGCGCGATGAGATCGTCACCGCGGACAGGTGCGATGACATCATAGCGTTTTCGAGCGAAGCGGATACGCATTCGCGTGAAGAAAACGCGTCAGATCAAAATCGTGGAGCCCGCCTCTGATTCCATCAGAAGCGGTAAGGCTCTACGCCGACGCGCTCAAGGGAGCCAGCGTCAGCGGCGCTGTCTCCCGGTGTTGCAGGCGAAAGAACGAAGCATAGCGCCCGCCGCTTCGCAGAAGATCGTCGTGGCGTCCGCGCTCGACGATCTCGCCGTTCTCGACCACGAGAATGGCGTCGGCGTGCATGATGGTGTGCAGGCGGTGAGCGATCACGATCGTGGTGCGATTTCGGCACAGATGCTCGATCGCCTCCTGCACCTGCTTTTCGGATTCCGAATCGAGCGCGGCCGTGGCCTCGTCGAGCAGGATGATCGGCGCGTCCTTGATCAGCGCGCGGGCGACGGCGATGCGCTGGCGCTGCCCGCCGGAGAGCTGGGTGCCGTGCTCGCCCACGGGAGTGTCGTAGCCGAGCGGAAAGCCCGTGATGAAGTCGTGGGCGCAGGCGGCTTTCGCCGCCGCGACGATCTCGTCCTCGGTAGCGCCAGGGCGGCCGAACGCGATATTCTCGCGGATCGTGGCGCGGAACAGGTAGACGTCCTGGCCGACATAGGACATCTGCCGGCGCAGCGATGTCCGCGACACGCCGGAGATGGACTGCCCGTCGATCAGGATGTCGCCGTCGGTGACTTCATACAGGCGCAGCAGCAGCGCCAGCACGGTTGATTTTCCGCCGCCCGAGGGGCCGACCAGCGCCGTCATCCTGCCCGGCTCCGCGATGAAGCTCATGCGCTTGAGCACGGGCTCGTCCGGGCGATAGGCGAATGTGACATCCCGCAACTCGACGCGGGCGTCGGTCAGTTGCAGCGCCGGCTTGTCGCTGTCGTCGGGTTCGCTGGCGGGGCTGTCCACGATCTCAAGCAGCTTGCGCGCGCCGATCAGGCTGCTGTTGAGTTCGATGTTGAGACGGGCCAGCCGCTTGGCGGGCTCATAGGCCAGCAGGAAGGCGGTGAGGAAGGAAAAGAACTGGCCCGGCGTCGCGCCCATGGCGACGACGCGATAGCCGCCATACATCAGTCCGCCGGCGATGGCGAAACCGCCGAGCGTTTCCATCAGCGGGCTGGCGCGGTTCGAAACCCGCGCCATCTTGTTGTTGGTCTGCTCGACGGCGGTGATGCTGGCGTCGATCCGCTCGCGCATGGTCTGTTCGAGCGTGAACGCCTTGACGGTCCGAATGCCTTGCAGCGACTCCTGCATCGTCTCCATGATATCGGCGGTGCCATGGAACTGGCTGTGCGCCAGTCCCTTGATGCGCTTCACCAGCTTGCGCAGTACGATCATCGCGGGCGGCGCCACCAGCGCGCCAAACAGCGACATATAGGGATCCTGCATCACCATCACGGTGACGAGTGCGATCAGCGACAGCAGATCGCGCCCCACCGCGTTGATCAGCAGGCTGAGCACCTGCGTCACCGAGGTCGCGCCGGCCGTGAGCCGCGCGAGAAATTCCGATGAATGCCGTTGCGAGAAATAGCCGATGCTCTCGCTCATCAGCTTGGCGAACAAGCGGCGCTGATTATTGGCGAGGATCGCGTTGCTGATCTGGGACAGGATCACGGAATGACCGTAGGTCGCCGCGCCCTTGGCCACGAAGATGGCGAGCACCACGGTGGACAGCATGAAAATGCCGCGCACGTTGCGGTCCACGTAAGCCTGATTGATGACCTCACCGAGCAGGTAGGCCGACGTCGCCGTCGCCGCCGCGGAGACGGCCATCAGCGCGAATGCGGCGAGGTAGCGCCGCCAATAGGCCATGCCCTGTTCCGTGACCAGGCGGCGGATAAGGATGGCCGCGCCATAGGGGTCATCGGTGATTTTCTTCGGAGGCTCGGTCATCGCGTTCCATTGACGCCGTGAATCGGTTGTCGCCCGCGCGTCAGGGGTGTTGCGAAAGCTCAGATTCCATGCCCGCAATAACGGTCTTTTTCAAGCCAAAACCGGTTCCGTCCGGCTTGTCAGGCCGATACCGCGAGCGCATCGGTGGCGTGCCGCTGCGCCAGCTTCTCTTCCCAGGCGAGCGCATGCGCGGCGATGGTGGCGAGATCGTCGTATTGCGGCGTCCAGTCGAGCGCGGCGCGAATCCGGCTCGTGTCGGCGATCATGGTCATGATGTCGCCGGGGCGTCGATCGGAATAGTGAACCGCGAAGTTGCGGCCACAGACCCGACGCACCGCCTCGATCGTTTCCAGAACCGAGTAGCCGCGTCCGTATCCGCAGTTCAGCGTGGTCGAGCCTCCGCCGTTTCGCAGGTACGTCAGCGCGGCGCGATGGGCCTGCGCCAGATCGCTGACGTGGATGAAGTCGCGAATGCAGCTTCCATCCGGCGTCGGATAGTCGGTGCCGAACACGTCGATCTTGGCGCGCTGACCGGTCGCGACTTCGACCGCGATCTTCAGAAGATGCGTGGCGCCGGCGGTCTGAAGCCCGATCCGCGCCTGCGGATCGGCGCCCGCGACGTTGAAGTAGCGCAGCACGACGTAATTCAGGTCGTGAGCGGAGCCGACATCGTGCAGCATGATTTCCGTCATCAGCTTCGACGACCCGTAAGGAGAGAGCGGCCGGGTCGGCGCCTCTTCCGCGACCGGCATCTGGTCGGGATTGCCGTAGACGGCGGCGGTCGATGAGAAGATGAAGCGGTTGACGCCGCATTTGACGGCGGCGTTCAGCAGGTTGCGGGTCGTCATCGTGTTGTTGCGATAGTAGGCGAGCGGATCGCGCATCGAATCGGGCACCACCACGGAACCCGCGAAGTGAATGATGCTTTCGATGCCGTGCTGGGCGATGACGTTCTCGACAAGATTTTCGTCCCCGGCGTCGCCGATGAACAGCGGCACGCCCTCGGGCAGCGCCGAGGAGAAGCCGGTGGACAGGTTGTCGATCACGACGACATTCTCGCCGGCCTCGGCCAGCGCGAGCACCATATGACTGCCGATGTAGCCGGCGCCGCCCGTAACAAGCACGGTCATATCTGCTCCTTTCGCCTCAGCTGTGCGGCAGGTACCGCGTTCGCCGAAGTTTCCCACAAAAGGATGGAATTGCCGTATAGCATGACCGTGATCGGCCGGATTTCGTCTGTCTGACCTCGGGATTCGACATTATGGTTGCCAAACTGTAACGGGAACCGGTTCTCCCCTGGCCCTGCGGCAGCCGATGACCGACGTCCTCATCATCAAGACATCCTCGCTCGGCGACGTCGTGCATCAGATGCCGGCGATCGTCGATGCGGCGCGCGCATGTCCGCGGTTGCGGCTGACGTGGCTGGTCGAAGAGGCGTTCGCGCCGCTGGTGCGGCTGCATCCGTCGGTCGCTGATGTCATTCCTGTCGCGACGCGGCGCTGGCGTTCGCAACTCGGAGCCATCGCCACGTGGCGCGAGATCGGCGCGTTCCGGGCGCGGCTGCGCCGGCAGGCGTTCGAAAAGGTGATCGATACCCAAGGTCTTATCCGCTCCGCGATCATGGCCCGCGTCTCACGCGGCGCGCGCCACGGCTACGATGCGCGCAGCATTCGCGAACCGTTGGCCGCGCGTTTCTACGATGTCCGGCACACGGTTGGTCGCGACCTTCACGCCGTGACGCGCAACCGGCTGCTGACAGGTCTCTCGCTCGGGTACGATCCAACCGGGGATGTCGATTATGGTCTCCGTTCTCCGGCGCGAACGGAGGGTCAGCGCTATGCCGTATTGCTTCACGGCACCTCCCGGCTCTCGAAAACGTGGCGCGCGGAGGATTGGATCGAAACCGGCCGCTGGCTACAGGCGAACGGATTGCAGACCGTGCTGCCCTGGGGCACCGAGGCCGAGCGCCTGTTATCCGAGCGGCTGTCAGGAGAAATCGCGGGCAGTCGCGTCCAGCCGCGCCAGAGCCTTGATCTGACCGCGCGCATGATCGGCAATGCGGCGTTGGTGATCGGCGTCGACACCGGGTTGATGCATCTCGCCGCGGCCTATCGGGTGCCGCTCATCGGCATCTATGTCAGTACCGATCCCGGCCTGACGGGGCCGATGGGCGCCGGACGCATGGCGGTTCTTGGCGGCAAGAGCGGTCCGCCTCCCGCGGGGCAGGTGATCGATGCCGCGGAGCGATTGCTTGCTTAGATACGTGGTGTGATCACATCGGATATCTCCGCAAGCACCCGCGCGACGAATGCGTCGAGGTCGCCGCCGGGAAACAGGAATCCCGGAATTCCCGCGCCGGCCGCGGCCCTAATGTCGCTGTCGCGGTCGCCGATCGCGAAACTGCCCTGACACCGCACCGGCCAGTGCCGCATCAGGTCGAGGATCATGCCGGGCTTCGGTTTGCGCCACGGATGATCTTCCAGATATCCGGCGACGCTGCCGTCGGGATGATGCGGGCAATACCTGAAGTCGTCGATCCGCGCGTCCTGTGACGCCAGATGGGACTGCATCCACCGGTGCAGATCGCGAACGTCGTCTTCACTGAAGAAACCGCGCGCGACTCCGGATTGATTGGTGAAGATGAAAACGAAATAGCCGGCCTCGTTCAGCCGCCTGATCGCCGGGACGACGCCGGGCATCCAGCGGATGCGGTCTCGGGTACCCATATAGCAGTCGTCATGATTGATGACGCCGTCGCGATCCAGGAACGCCGCCGGCCCGGAAGCCGGAACGATGTCGCCGCGGCTCACCTGTCGCTGTCTCCGTCCGCCAGCGCGTGCTCGACGGTATCGCAGATCGCATGAGCCGCGGTCATGTGGATCTGCTGGATCACCGGGGTGTCGTCACTCGGCGCGACGAGGAGATGATCGCAGACCTCCCGCAGGCTTTGCCCCTTGAGGCCGGTGAAGCCCGCGGTGACAAGTCCAAGCCGTCGCGCGGCGTCAAGCGCCGTGAGAATGTTCGGCGACCGTCCCGAGGTGGACAGCGCCAGCAGGATGTCGCCAGGCCGGCCCAGACTTTCGATCTGCCGGCAGAAAATCCGCTCGAAGCCGTAATCGTTGGAGATGGCGGTGAGGGCGGACGTATCGGTTGTCAGGGCGATGGCGGCGTAACCCGGACGTTCCTTCCTGTAGCGCCCGACGATTTCCGAGGCGATGTGTTGGGCGTCGGCGGCGCTTCCGCCGTTGCCGATCAGAAGCACCTTGTTTCCGGAACGCAGCGCGTCGATGATCGTGACGGCAATCTCGCTTGCGGCGGCGAGCAACGTCGTGTCGTTGGCTGCGCGCTGAAGGGCCGCAAGCGATTGCTGAAAATGGACCGCGATCGGATTCTGGCTCAAGACGCACCTTTGTCACCGTGACGGATATCAGTGGTAATGAGTGCGTCATGTCCACGCAAGCATGCCCGCGTCAACGAGCGTCGCGCATCCCGGCTTCCGCAAGCACCCGTTCCGCGATGGCCATCACCTCAGCCGCCGGGATATCCTTCATGCAGCGATGGTCGTTCCGGGTGCAGACCGGACGATGGCACGGCTGGCACGGGAGGGGCGTTTTCGCCTGGATCGTCGCGGCGAGGCCGTTCAGGGGTCCCCAGTGATAGGGACTGGTCGGCCCGAAGATTCCCATCGTCGGCGTTCCGAGCGCAGCCGCAACGTGCATCAAACCGGAGTCGTTCGATATGGCGATGGTGGCCCCCGCCATCGCCAGAATGCCGTTTCGCAGGTCGTGACCCGTCAGATCCCGAACCCGAGGCCCCCCGGTTGCAACGATGTCGGTCGCCAGCGCCTTTTCCTTGGGGCCGCCGACGACCCAGATATCGATTCCGCGCTCAGCCAGTCCGCGGGCGGCTTCGGCAAAGTAGCTCCAGCGCTTGCTCGGGCCGACCGCCCCCGGCGCCAGCGCCACTGCCGGTCCCGTGCCAAGTCCCTGCGCCTGCCGCCAGCGGGCGACGTCTTCGCCGGATACCCGAAGCTGCGGCGCGGGCCATTCAGGCGGCCGCGCCGCTCCGGCGGGAAGCGCCAGGGAAGCCTTGCGGTCAATCATGCGCGGCAGCGCCCTTTCGCCCCAGCGCCAGCGGTTGATCAGGCCGAAACGTGCCTCGCCGACAAAACCGACCCGTTCCGGGATGCCGGCCAGCGTGGGTGCGATCGCCGATTTCCAGGTGCGCGGCAGGACGAGGGCTGTTCCATACCCCCGTGCGCGCAACCGCCGGGCGAGACCCCACTGTTGGGCGAGCGCCAGCCGGCTTCGGGGCAGGTCCCAGACCACGCCGGCGCGTACGCCCGGCATGTAATCCACCAGCGGCGCGCAGAGCGTTGTCACCAGCAGGTCCACCGGTCGATTCGGCCAGCGCTGCTTGAGGACCCGCACCACCGTATGGCCGCGCACG
It includes:
- the ligA gene encoding NAD-dependent DNA ligase LigA gives rise to the protein MAAKSKTPPPVDSLTRSQARVEHKRLALEIETHNERYYQQDAPTVSDATYDALQRRLEAIEARFPDLVTASSPTQTVGAAPARGFAKVQHAVPMLSLGNAFSDAEVAEFVERIRRFLKLGADDMPAIVAEPKIDGLSLSLRYENGDLVRAATRGDGFTGEDVTANVRTIADVPHKLNGHNIPTACELRGEVYMLKEDFLALNKKQQEAGDTVFANPRNSAAGSLRQKDVSITASRPLKFFAYAWGEMTDRPAETQNDMLEWLRDVGFIVNPLIQLCHSVDEVLAFYRRIGEQRATLGYDIDGVVYKVDRLDWQERLGFVSRSPRWAIAHKFAAEQAMTILRGIDIQVGRTGAMTPVARLEPVTVGGVVVQNATLHNEDYIRGLGNDGQPIRDGIDLRIGDTVVVQRAGDVIPQVVSVIIEKRPANAKRYEFPDRCPICGSHAVREEGEAVRRCTGALICPAQAVERLKHFVSRLAFDIDGLGEKQIQEFYDDGLVMHPVDIFTLQERDARAENKLRDRDGYGDVSVRNLFAAIDARRRIELNRLIFALGIRHVGEGNAKLLARHYGSIESFRSAMTEAAAAQTEAGNDSEAYADLTNIGGIGDIVADAVVEFFAEPRNVKALNDLLEEIEVLPVAQARSDSAVAGKTVVFTGSLEKFTRDEAKASAERVGAKTSSSVSKKTDLVVAGPGAGSKLKDAEKFGVKVISEDEWLKLIEG
- the lpxC gene encoding UDP-3-O-acyl-N-acetylglucosamine deacetylase is translated as MRFNRQTTLRSRATVTGVGVHSGLPANLTLGPASIDAGFVFIRTSPDGTERRVQAAAKSVTSTNFATVLGDQQGSLVSTAEHVLAALRGLGVDNATIELDGPEVPIMDGSSAAFVAAIDQAGIVEQSAARRFIQVLKPVRVTKGEAVGELRPYKRGFRVEVEIDFANPVIGHQDYSIDLDPESFRREISRARTFGCMNDVARLRSAGFALGASLENSMVFDDERLLNAGGLRYADECVRHKVLDAIGDLALAGLPLIGGYRSARGGHKLNHAVLTALMADRTAWRVVEDQPVSRPRSQGELVGGMVGGMAAAYGPNVS
- the recN gene encoding DNA repair protein RecN, with the protein product MLARLSIRDIVLIERLDIEFASGLAVLTGETGAGKSILLDAFALALGGRGDAGLVRHGAEQGQVTATFDVPKNHPACAMLAANDIENSISEESGEMILRRVQLADGRTRAFINDQAISVQTLKAVGATLVEIHGQHDERALVDASTHRRLLDAFAGLDTEVSALEVLWEARRRARVALEDHRAGVERAAQEAEYLRHASEELTQLAPQEGEETALAERRAAMMAGEKIAADLREARDVVSGHGSPASVLSAAVRRLERRAASSRQLVEPAVRSIDAAINALEEADQHLAAALAASDFDPAELERIEERLFALRAASRKYATPVEGLAALAAKYAAQVALIDAGADRLTVLEKEAADADKRYAAAAAKLSVARKKAADKLDKTVNVELAPLKLERARFSTHIDSDPSTPGPQGFDRVEFWVQTNPGTRPGPLMKVASGGELSRFLLALKVVLSDKGSAPTLVFDEIDTGVGGAVADAIGARLSRLACKVQVMAVTHAPQVAVRADQHLLISKDALDRGKRVATRVATLAEDHRREEIARMLAGAEITAEARAAADRLLKAAG
- a CDS encoding fumarylacetoacetate hydrolase family protein, with the translated sequence MSASPFVIPEPPRPVIAVAGGNGFFPVRRIWCVGRNYLDHIRELRNDERATPFFFAKHADMIEADGATIPYPPLTHDLHHEVELIVAMKSGSLRIPADTALDHVYGYAVGIDLTRRDLQNAARKKEQPWEIAKSFDHTAPCGALQPTAKIGHPSKGRIWLAVNGKETQSGDLAQMIWNVPEIIAQLSKQVSLDAGDIIMTGTPAGVSALHPGDHVECGCDGVGKLTITIGQPAA
- a CDS encoding outer membrane protein assembly factor BamD; the protein is MALGRRVFMDRASLGRLGRKLRLAACLALAAVTVAACGTGPLLDKFTAKDEETFSDEPADKLYNEGLFLMNKQRDLKAVTKKFDEVDREHPYSEWARKSLLMSAYASYQAGDYDTCIGSASRYVTLHPGSPDAAYAQYLIAVSNYDQIADVSRDQARTEKAMRTLEEVIRKYPTSEYAGEAKKKLQGARDQLAGKEMAVGRYYMERRDYTGAINRFKTVVTRFQTTRHVEEALARLTEAYMAIGIVAEAQTAAAVLGHNFPDSHWYKDAYNLVTSGGSQPSENKSSWISKAFRKVGLG